One segment of Panicum virgatum strain AP13 chromosome 3K, P.virgatum_v5, whole genome shotgun sequence DNA contains the following:
- the LOC120698681 gene encoding F-box/FBD/LRR-repeat protein At1g13570-like isoform X1, whose translation MDRGGSQKKRNNKAVANVDIISNLPDVIKDKILCCLPMKEALGTCVLSRKWRYTWASMTELTFREDDFDLGNGIEEGVTKNFINFINMVLSLHNGPILKFELNARRVHLLSPGGHIQRWMLMLSRNGVKEIQIRTKIWRNYKIPSSFFSCEELEYAFLQGCIFQLPPLFTGFKRIHTLHFIDFCTTENNIGELVARCPNLEKLILSRLLSFADISILSTRLKILRVDGMFKHLSLVTPHVSSAVINLQVNTGYVPRAGCNFNLSQFIGSLLDIENISLLGHAFECAAHGILPGKLPRLLNRLTEITLEIDLGNLKEANAAHCLFQVAPNLRRVELQLIYRGYATPTSVFWDSIDHQAGLFNNLDTVVLNNFAGSCAESGFLRLLLEDAPMLRIAQIKDNNKLDKESLKHLLKMKRASKDAEVILL comes from the exons ATGGATCGTGGAGGttcccaaaagaaaagaaataataaAGCTGTTGCGAATGTTGATATCATCAGCAATCTACCAGATGTTATCAAGGACAAAATTCTTTGTTGTTTGCCTATGAAAGAAGCTCTAGGAACATGTGTCTTGTCAAGGAAGTGGAGATACACATGGGCTTCAATGACAGAATTGACTTTCAGGGAAGATGATTTTGATTTAGGTAATGGCATTGAAGAGGGTGTAACTAAAAATTTTATCAATTTCATCAATATGGTTCTCTCCCTCCATAATGGCCCAATTCTGAAGTTCGAACTGAATGCCCGACGGGTTCATTTGCTATCCCCTGGAGGGCACATCCAAAGGTGGATGCTTATGCTGTCAAGAAATGGAGTTAAGGAAATTCAAATTAGGACAAAGATCTGGAGGAATTACAAAatcccttcttctttcttctcctgtGAGGAACTGGAATATGCTTTCCTGCAAGGTTGTATTTTTCAGTTGCCACCTCTGTTCACAGGTTTTAAGCGAATACATACCCTTCATTTTATTGATTTCTGTACAACAGAAAACAATATAGGGGAATTAGTAGCAAGGTGCCCAAACTTGGAGAAACTGATTCTCTCTAGGTTGCTCAGCTTTGCCGATATCAGTATCCTCTCAACAAGGCTCAAGATACTAAGAGTTGATGGTATGTTTAAACACCTCAGTCTGGTTACGCCGCATGTCTCTTCAGCAGTGATTAATCTGCAAGTTAACACTGGTTATGTTCCGAGGGCTGGGTGCAACTTTAATCTTTCTCAATTCATCGGTTCTCTTTTAGATATTGAAAATATTTCATTGCTCGGGCATGCTTTTGAG TGCGCAGCTCATGGAATCTTGCCTGGTAAACTACCAAGATTGTTAAATCGGTTGACTGAGATAACCCTGGAGATTGACCTTGGTAACCTGAAGGAAGCAAACGCTGCTCACTGTTTGTTTCAAGTTGCTCCCAACTTGCGACGTGTTGAGCTACAG CTTATTTACAGGGGCTATGCCACACCCACCTCGGTTTTCTGGGACTCCATTGATCACCAGGCCGGTCTCTTCAATAACCTGGATACCGTTGTTCTGAACAACTTTGCTGGCTCCTGTGCAGAGTCAGGCTTCTTGAGACTTTTGCTTGAAGATGCACCCATGCTTAGAATAGCGCAAATAAAAGACAACAACAAACTGGATAAAGAATCTCTCAAGCATCTCCTGAAGATGAAAAGAGCGTCGAAGGATGCAGAAGTAATCCTCCTTTGA
- the LOC120698680 gene encoding putative disease resistance RPP13-like protein 1 encodes MEAVAGLVVCAIIKIVVDKAKSCASDRMKWLGGDGVFKALELLGSTLCQLRAVAGAVQRRGSPDKSGDLRAWLQQLLDAVYEAHDVLDDFDDSVPPPESSVARLGKRLFGADERVNRLKDVVEKLVAIHAGSKTLLAATETIASASLARDPSGGGSATGPMRHHEDAVFGRDKELREMVSWLAGASGADAKSGSVPVAAIVGLGGMGKTTLAQILLKDPEVASTFDLKIWVHPAAMDNELELAKQILQSADVDVPDGMKSFHWLQTKLKEKISSRKFLLVIDDVWNREDMEEIAYRNMWSKVLAPLSQGNTTGSKIVVTTRQNIVAKSLRAREVYLGDLPANDIWSLFTKYAFGDEDLDKQPPQLRAIGRKIAEKLRGSPLAAKAVGQMLEGRRSITHWTKVLQMDGFDDVSKTLELCYQSLPEHLQPCFAICSLFPKNWRFKRDKLVKIWMALDFIQADSGCGKTRLEDVGSDYFDQLVDRSFFHRQKVGRRRRYYYIHSLMHDLADKVSRFDCLRVEDAKKEIPKTIRHLSVSSDIVVQLKGRCDLKRLRTLLILKNPSSSPDQLPGDLFMELKGLRVLSLEGCNIVRLSEKIVNIKYLRYLALCKSITKLPQAVTKLYRLQTFSSPKGSGLEIPADIVDLKRLRHLDMDTSKITGIGKLVHLQGSVKFHVKNEKGHTLGDLDGMSGLRKELHIKNLDVVKDKEEACQAGINKKEVKVLELEWNSTGTSVPSEAAEVLDGLEPYQHVKMLIIRRYHGNRSPNWLSESLKASDFYIKYLHLINCRKWEAMPPLGQLPCLKVLQLKEMCSVKRISCDFYGTKLTAFPSLEELEFDDLPRWVEWTHEEKNTEVFPKLRKLRLLNCPELIKVPHLPLSVRNVKVKNTGFISQMKLSSSSPSKACKFALDTCSATVLTNGLMHQQQVEAIAILTLRNCEDVKFEELQVLTSLKRLQISHSSINDEQLDTCLRGLQALTWLEISNCNNITCLPWMENSECLTKFHELHIQQCPEVSSLHSLPSFAALESILIENCSKVTMESFPTNFNNSSLRRLSIMNCAELESLPSGFPSSMQVLHLIGCKQSLMTQLQDKDGPEWDKIASIPFKQIR; translated from the coding sequence ATGGAGGCGGTGGCCGGCTTGGTGGTGTGCGCGATCATCAAGATCGTCGTCGACAAGGCCAAGTCCTGCGCATCCGACAGGATGAAATGgctgggcggcgacggcgtcttCAAGGCGCTCGAGCTGCTGGGGAGCACGCTGTGCCAGCTCCGCGCCGTGGCGGGCGCCGTCCAGCGGCGGGGCTCCCCGGACAAAAGCGGGGACCTCCGCGCGTGGCTGCAGCAGCTCCTGGACGCCGTCTACGAGGCCCACGACGTCCTCGACGACTTCGACGACTCGGTCCCACCGCCGGAATCCTCCGTCGCCAGGCTCGGCAAGCGGCTCTTCGGCGCCGACGAGCGCGTCAACAGGCTCAAGGACGTCGTCGAGAAGCTGGTGGCCATCCACGCCGGCTCCAAGACGCTGCTGGCCGCCACGGAGACCATCGCGTCCGCGTCGCTGGCACGCgacccgagcggcggcggcagcgccacgGGCCCCATGCGCCACCACGAGGACGCCGTGTTCGGGCGCGACAAGGAGCTGCGGGAGATGGTGTCCTGGCTCGCCGGCGCGTCCGGCGCCGACGCCAAGTCCGGGTCCGTCCCCGTCGCCGCGATCGTGGGCCTTGGCGGGATGGGGAAGACCACTCTGGCGCAGATCCTGTTGAAAGACCCGGAGGTAGCCTCCACCTTCGACCTCAAGATCTGGGTTCATCCTGCTGCCATGGACAACGAGCTTGAGCTCGCCAAACAGATACTGCAGTCCGCCGACGTCGACGTGCCCGACGGCATGAAGAGCTTCCACTGGCTACAGACGAAACTTAAGGAGAAAATCTCGTCGCGCAAGTTCCTGCTGGTGATCGACGATGTCTGGAACAGGGAGGACATGGAGGAAATTGCCTACCGGAACATGTGGTCCAAGGTGCTGGCACCCCTCAGCCAGGGGAACACAACGGGCAGCAAGATTGTGGTCACCACGAGGCAGAACATCGTCGCGAAATCCCTTCGAGCAAGGGAGGTCTACTTGGGCGACTTGCCGGCAAATGATATCTGGTCTCTCTTCACAAAGTACGCCTTTGGTGACGAAGACCTTGACAAGCAGCCTCCCCAGCTGCGAGCCATCGGGAGGAAAATCGCTGAAAAGCTTAGGGGCTCACCGCTGGCGGCGAAGGCCGTCGGGCAGATGCTGGAAGGCCGCCGCAGCATCACCCACTGGACGAAGGTGCTTCAGATGGACGGCTTTGATGATGTTTCCAAAACATTGGAGCTGTGTTACCAGAGTTTACCAGAGCACCTGCAGCCATGCTTTGCAATCTGCAGCTTATTCCCCAAGAACTGGAGGTTCAAGCGTGATAAGCTGGTGAAGATTTGGATGGCCCTTGATTTCATCCAGGCAGACAGTGGGTGTGGGAAGACCCGACTGGAGGATGTGGGAAGCGATTACTTTGATCAGCTTGTGGACAGGTCCTTTTTCCATCGGCAGAAAGTGGGGCGTCGTCGGAGGTACTACTACATCCACAGCCTGATGCATGATTTGGCCGACAAGGTTTCTCGGTTTGATTGCCTGAGAGTTGAAGATGCAAAGAAAGAGATCCCCAAGACAATTCGGCACTTATCTGTGTCCAGTGATATCGTGGTGCAGCTTAAGGGCCGATGTGACCTCAAAAGGTTGCGCACATTGCTAATTCTCAAGAACCCTTCCTCTTCACCGGATCAACTGCCAGGTGATCTTTTCATGGAGCTGAAAGGTCTTCGAGTTCTCAGTTTGGAAGGCTGCAATATTGTTCGTTTATCAGAGAAAATTGTGAATATTAAGTACCTCAGATACCTGGCCCTTTGCAAATCAATCACGAAGCTTCCACAAGCAGTGACAAAGCTCTATAGACTTCAAACCTTTAGTAGTCCTAAGGGTTCTGGCCTCGAGATCCCGGCAGATATTGTAGACCTGAAACGCCTGCGACATTTGGATATGGATACATCGAAAATCACTGGTATTGGGAAACTGGTTCACTTGCAGGGATCAGTTAAGTTCCACGTTAAAAATGAAAAAGGTCATACTTTAGGAGACTTGGATGGTATGAGTGGTCTTCGCAAAGAGCTACATATCAAGAACCTTGATGTTGTAAAGGATAAGGAAGAAGCCTGTCAAGCTGGAATAAACAAGAAGGAAGTTAAGGTTCTGGAATTAGAATGGAACTCTACTGGTACGAGTGTTCCATCTGAAGCGGCTGAAGTCTTGGATGGCCTTGAACCATACCAGCATGTTAAAATGCTTATTATTAGAAGATACCATGGTAACAGATCACCAAACTGGTTGAGTGAAAGCTTGAAAGCGAGCGATTTCTACATTAAATACCTGCATTTGATCAACTGTAGAAAGTGGGAGGCCATGCCTCCTCTCGGGCAGCTTCCATGCCTCAAGGTTCTGCAATTGAAAGAGATGTGTTCAGTGAAAAGAATAAGCTGTGACTTTTATGGAACCAAATTAACTGCATTTCCATCTTTGGAGGAACTTGAATTTGATGATTTGCCACGGTGGGTGGAGTGGACCCACGAAGAGAAGAACACTGAAGTGTTCCCTAAACTCCGTAAGTTGAGGCTTTTGAACTGTCCTGAGTTGATTAAGGTGCCTCATCTTCCTCTATCCGTGAGGAATGTCAAGGTAAAAAATACAGGTTTTATTTCACAAATGAAACTATCCTCCTCCTCACCATCAAAAGCATGCAAGTTTGCATTAGATACATGCTCTGCCACCGTCCTCACAAATGGCTTGATGCACCAGCAACAAGTGGAAGCAATTGCTATTTTGACTCTGAGGAACTGTGAGGATGTAAAATTTGAAGAGCTTCAGGTGCTGACTTCCTTGAAGAGGCTGCAAATATCTCATTCAAGCATTAATGATGAGCAGTTGGACACTTGTTTGAGGGGTTTACAAGCGCTTACCTGGCTGGAGATATCAAACTGCAACAACATCACATGTCTTCCATGGATGGAAAATTCAGAGTGCTTAACAAAATTTCATGAGCTACACATTCAGCAGTGTCCTGAAGTTTCCTCTCTACACTCACTGCCAAGTTTTGCGGCACTAGAAAGTATATTGATCGAAAATTGCTCTAAGGTCACAATGGAATCTTTCCCTACCAACTTTAACAACAGTTCTCTTAGAAGACTGAGCATTATGAATTGTGCTGAGTTGGAGTCGCTGCCAAGTGGCTTCCCATCTTCGATGCAAGTTCTTCATCTGATTGGGTGCAAACAAAGTTTGATGACCCAACTGCAAGACAAGGATGGACCAGAATGGGATAAAATAGCTAGTATTCCCTTCAAACAAATCCGCTGA
- the LOC120698683 gene encoding probable mediator of RNA polymerase II transcription subunit 26b yields MADGLDRWRDFFRGAGAGICDVIENAILVAAADAPRELLHRRDRIAERLFTAHRRDAAPPSLGSAAASATPATPVEEDKGSVRRVAEKESKVDSSSNGAHGGGRGHGDEDDDSDSDDERLRRAAASNYGHSYDDDDQEEEDEQQHAADDAEEEEEDHEAEELVALTNEIDEESQIVGEVLRIKDLLLHKEDHSDATLFESLRRLQLMQLSVSTLKATEIGRAVNRLRKHSSQQIRHLVRTLIEGWKVLVDEWVSTRNAALAENSPGSSNPSVVDEEDEEGLPSPPLDEGAFFATQPTSIQLSEFFDEMDEDGNLRHNSDASLGNKRGNNGGRPANYSAVATQEPPRHSPGTVEKVQFRRPESARQEPSMRQANRQKPQSSSLQVKPHGVLNSNKQSMPSSYESGPGRPLKAAPPQKPFGDMKPRQTHNSVERRPTTIQMDKSRLAAQSSSGARLELAKPKVNDDGLDNNRKLEAAKRRLQERYQEAENAKRQRTIQVMELGDIPKPKHQNRQPMVKSRNNLRNWANGRR; encoded by the exons atggccgaCGGGCTGGATCGGtggcgcgacttcttccgcggcgccggggccggcATCTGCGACGTGATCGAGAACGCCATCCTCGTGGCGGCGGCTGACGCGCCGCGGGAGCTGCTGCACCGCCGCGACCGCATCGCCGAGCGGCTCTTCACCGCGCACCGCCGCgacgcggcgccgccgtccctcGGCAGCGCCGCGGCGTCCGCCACGCCGGCCACGCCCGTCGAGGAGGACAAGGGCAGCGTGCGCCGCGTTGCCGAGAAGGAGAGCAAggtcgacagcagcagcaacggCGCCCACGGCGGGggccgcggccacggcgacgaggacgatgactccgactccgacgacgagcgcctccgccgcgccgccgcgagcaaCTACGGCCACAGCTACGATGACGACGaccaagaggaggaggatgagcagCAGCACGCCGCGGATGAtgcggaggaagaggaagaggaccacGAGGCTGAGGAGCTTGTGGCGCTCACCAATGAGATCGACGAGGAGTCACAGATCGTTGGTGAGGTCCTCCGCATCAAGGACCTCCTTTTGCACAAAGAAGATCAT TCGGATGCCACTTTGTTTGAGTCGCTGAGGAGGCTGCAGTTGATGCAATTGTCTGTGTCCACGCTAAAG GCTACTGAGATTGGGAGGGCTGTTAATCGGCTGCGGAAGCACAGCTCACAACAGATTCGCCACCTTGTGCGCACTCTCATTGA AGGTTGGAAAGTTCTGGTCGATGAGTGGGTTAGTACGAGAAATGCTGCCCTGGCAG AAAACTCCCCTGGTTCTTCAAATCCTTCTGTtgttgatgaagaagatgaagaaggcctTCCGTCCCCACCTTTAGATGAAGGGGCCTTCTTTGCAACCCAGCCAACTTCTATTCAACTCTCTGAG TTCTTTGATGAAATGGACGAAGATGGAA ACTTGAGACATAACAGTGATGCGAGCCTTGGAAACAAGAGGGGAAATAATGGTGGGAGGCCTGCAAACTATTCAGCAGTTGCAACACAAGAACCTCCTCGACATTCTCCTGGAACTGTAGAAAAAGTTCAATTTAGGAGGCCAGAATCGGCAAGGCAAGAGCCATCAATGAGGCAAGCAAACCGACAGAAACCTCAAAGTTCAAGTTTGCAAGTGAAGCCTCATGGCGTGCTCAACAGCAACAAGCAATCTATGCCCTCAAGTTATGAATCTGGGCCTGGGAGACCATTAAAGGCAGCTCCTCCACAGAAACCCTTTGGTGACATGAAACCCCGACAAACTCACAATTCTGTTGAGAGAAGACCTACAACGATCCAGATGGAT AAATCGAGGCTTGCTGCGCAATCTTCATCTGGAGCCAGGCTAGAGTTGGCAAAGCCAAAGGTCAATGATGATGGTTTGGATAATAATAGGAAGCTGGAAGCAGCAAAGAGAAGGCTCCAGGAGCGTTACCAGGAGGCTGAGAATG CCAAAAGGCAGCGCACGATACAAGTAATGGAGCTGGGTGACATTCCAAAGCCTAAGCATCAAAACAGACAACCTATGGTGAAGTCCCGGAATAACCTTAGGAATTGGGCGAACGGGCGGCGCTAA
- the LOC120698681 gene encoding F-box/FBD/LRR-repeat protein At1g13570-like isoform X2: protein MDRGGSQKKRNNKAVANVDIISNLPDVIKDKILCCLPMKEALGTCVLSRKWRYTWASMTELTFREDDFDLGNGIEEGVTKNFINFINMVLSLHNGPILKFELNARRVHLLSPGGHIQRWMLMLSRNGVKEIQIRTKIWRNYKIPSSFFSCEELEYAFLQGELVARCPNLEKLILSRLLSFADISILSTRLKILRVDGMFKHLSLVTPHVSSAVINLQVNTGYVPRAGCNFNLSQFIGSLLDIENISLLGHAFECAAHGILPGKLPRLLNRLTEITLEIDLGNLKEANAAHCLFQVAPNLRRVELQLIYRGYATPTSVFWDSIDHQAGLFNNLDTVVLNNFAGSCAESGFLRLLLEDAPMLRIAQIKDNNKLDKESLKHLLKMKRASKDAEVILL, encoded by the exons ATGGATCGTGGAGGttcccaaaagaaaagaaataataaAGCTGTTGCGAATGTTGATATCATCAGCAATCTACCAGATGTTATCAAGGACAAAATTCTTTGTTGTTTGCCTATGAAAGAAGCTCTAGGAACATGTGTCTTGTCAAGGAAGTGGAGATACACATGGGCTTCAATGACAGAATTGACTTTCAGGGAAGATGATTTTGATTTAGGTAATGGCATTGAAGAGGGTGTAACTAAAAATTTTATCAATTTCATCAATATGGTTCTCTCCCTCCATAATGGCCCAATTCTGAAGTTCGAACTGAATGCCCGACGGGTTCATTTGCTATCCCCTGGAGGGCACATCCAAAGGTGGATGCTTATGCTGTCAAGAAATGGAGTTAAGGAAATTCAAATTAGGACAAAGATCTGGAGGAATTACAAAatcccttcttctttcttctcctgtGAGGAACTGGAATATGCTTTCCTGCAAG GGGAATTAGTAGCAAGGTGCCCAAACTTGGAGAAACTGATTCTCTCTAGGTTGCTCAGCTTTGCCGATATCAGTATCCTCTCAACAAGGCTCAAGATACTAAGAGTTGATGGTATGTTTAAACACCTCAGTCTGGTTACGCCGCATGTCTCTTCAGCAGTGATTAATCTGCAAGTTAACACTGGTTATGTTCCGAGGGCTGGGTGCAACTTTAATCTTTCTCAATTCATCGGTTCTCTTTTAGATATTGAAAATATTTCATTGCTCGGGCATGCTTTTGAG TGCGCAGCTCATGGAATCTTGCCTGGTAAACTACCAAGATTGTTAAATCGGTTGACTGAGATAACCCTGGAGATTGACCTTGGTAACCTGAAGGAAGCAAACGCTGCTCACTGTTTGTTTCAAGTTGCTCCCAACTTGCGACGTGTTGAGCTACAG CTTATTTACAGGGGCTATGCCACACCCACCTCGGTTTTCTGGGACTCCATTGATCACCAGGCCGGTCTCTTCAATAACCTGGATACCGTTGTTCTGAACAACTTTGCTGGCTCCTGTGCAGAGTCAGGCTTCTTGAGACTTTTGCTTGAAGATGCACCCATGCTTAGAATAGCGCAAATAAAAGACAACAACAAACTGGATAAAGAATCTCTCAAGCATCTCCTGAAGATGAAAAGAGCGTCGAAGGATGCAGAAGTAATCCTCCTTTGA